The DNA sequence GTCATCAAATGGACTCTATCACCTGAGTACGAATCTGTGTGCCGTACATCGATTCCAGAAACTGGACGAAATAAGAAGCAGGCTCGCTCAGGGAAAGTCGTGTCGTGTAATCAGTACACAACTGATTGAAGCAGGCGTCGATGTCGATTTCCCTGTCGTTTTCAGAGCAATCGCTGGTCTGGACAGTATTGCACAAGCAGCCGGTCGTTGTAACCGTGAAGGGAAACAGGATTCAGCCGACGTCTATGTCTTTGAACCAACGGGAGATGGTTGGACGCGACTATGTGGCTATCTCAAACGAACTGCTGAGACGACTCTAACAATGATGCGCGACGCAGAAAGTCCACTTCATAGTCATGGCTGGTTATCTCTCCCTGCGATCAATCAATACTTCCGATTAAACTATTGGTCGCACAAACAAGAATGGGATAAAAACAACATCCTGGACCAGTTCCGCGTCTCTCTCAAAGATGGCACTCCGGAATTCTACTATCGTGAAGCTGCAAAAAGATTTCGCCTGATCGACGACTATCAAACCTCTGTATTTATTCCCTTCGACGAAAAATCCCGCCAGGCACTATCTCAACTAAGAGCCTGTCTGATGTCCCTCGACCAGACAACGACCACCATGCTAAAACGGAAACTGCTGCGAATCTTGCAGCGTTATACGGTTGGCCTGAATCAATTCGCGATACATACCATGCTGGGAAAAGACATCTCTGAACTATTAGATGCAGAAGGGCAACCGACAGGCTATTTCGAACTGATAAATTTGAGTTGCTATGACTTTAATTATCTAGGATTTATGCCTCAGCAGGCAGGAATTCTGGATGTTTCGCAATCTGTATTCTGAATGAAAGGACAACTGATGAAAAATACATCCATCTTCCTTCGTCTGTGGGGGGACTACGCCTGTTTTACTCGTCCCGAGATGAAAGTAGAGCGGGTCTCGTATGATGTCATAACTCCGTCTGCCGCACGTGGTGTTCTCGAAGCAATCTACTGGAAGCCACAAATCCGCTGGTGTGTTGACCGTATTCATGTCCATGCTCCGATTCGATTCATGAATATTCGACGAAATGAAGTGGCAAGTAAGATTTCTGTGAATGGCCCCAAAAAGTCCATGAAAGAAGGTAAAGGACATTTGGGACTGTATGTGGATGAAGATCGTCAACAGCGTGCGGCGATTGTCTTGCGTCATGTTGATTATGTCATCGAAGCCCATTTCGAGCTACGGGATCAGTCAGAGCACCCCAAAAAACA is a window from the Gimesia benthica genome containing:
- the cas5c gene encoding type I-C CRISPR-associated protein Cas5c → MKNTSIFLRLWGDYACFTRPEMKVERVSYDVITPSAARGVLEAIYWKPQIRWCVDRIHVHAPIRFMNIRRNEVASKISVNGPKKSMKEGKGHLGLYVDEDRQQRAAIVLRHVDYVIEAHFELRDQSEHPKKHYEMFKRRVDKGQHFQQPYLGCREFSCDYEWIDPLEIAACPESLQGQKELGYMLHDIDFDDDCTPRFFRAVMNDGVIEVPPFHGNEVLS